The Triticum dicoccoides isolate Atlit2015 ecotype Zavitan chromosome 6A, WEW_v2.0, whole genome shotgun sequence genome has a window encoding:
- the LOC119316878 gene encoding F-box/kelch-repeat protein At1g22040-like → MGSYLSTAISKAQSMDSDEVHGSVSNKRAKITAYVCGSYSRIIPTLPDELSFQILARLPRIHYLKMKLVSRTWKAAITGTELAQLRKELGLTEEWLYILTRVEANKLECYALDPLFQKWQRLPSMPSFANEADSTGRTQYSVFRMWNAVGSSIRIADFFRGWFWRRYGLDQMPFCGCSVGVADGCLYVLRGFSKAVALNCVWRYDPCVNLWQEVNPMISGRAFSKASLLESKLYVVGGVSRGRNGLLPLRSGEVFDPKTGLWSELPEMPFVKAQVLPTAFLADVLKPIATGMASYNGKLYVPQSLYSWPFFFDIGGEIYDSELNSWSTMPDGLGDGWPARQAGTKLGVVVNDELYTLDPSSSLDSGQIKRYDAEEDVWRTIVPHVPVHDFTDAESPYLLAGLHGKLHVITKEANNNLQVMQAVLENNTGNDTPEENVLWNIVASKNFGAAELISCQVLNV, encoded by the exons ATGGGCTCTTATCTAAGCACTGCAATCAGTAAGGCTCAATCCATGGATTCAGACGAGGTACATGGATCAGTTTCAAACAAAAGGGCCAAGATAACCGCATATGTTTGTGGGTCATATTCAAGGATAATTCCGACTCTTCCTGATGAGCTTTCATTTCAAATTCTAGCAAGGTTACCACGGATTCATTACCTAAAGATGAAGTTGGTTAGCCGAACTTGGAAGGCGGCAATCACCGGCACTGAGCTTGCCCAGCTGAGAAAAGAGCTTGGGTTAACTGAAGAATGGTTGTATATACTGACCAGAGTTGAGGCAAATAAGCTTGAATGCTATGCACTCGATCCATTGTTCCAGAAATGGCAAAGGCTGCCATCCATGCCTTCATTCGCCAATGAGGCGGATTCCACTGGGAGGACGCAGTATTCTGTGTTTCGGATGTGGAATGCAGTGGGCTCAAGCATCAGGATTGCTGATTTCTTTAGGGGATGGTTTTGGCGCCGATATGGTTTGGATCAAATGCCTTTTTGTGGGTGCTCTGTCGGAGTTGCTGATGGTTGCTTGTATGTCTTAAGGGGGTTTTCCAAAGCTGTTGCCTTGAATTGCGTGTGGAGGTATGACCCTTGTGTCAATTTGTGGCAGGAAGTTAACCCGATGATATCTGGTAGGGCTTTCTCTAAGGCATCATTATTGGAGAGTAAGTTGTATGTGGTTGGTGGTGTTAGTAGGGGTCGGAACGGATTGCTTCCTCTACGGTCGGGTGAAGTGTTTGATCCGAAAACTGGTTTATGGAGTGAGTTGCCGGAAATGCCTTTCGTGAAAGCACAGGTATTACCGACAGCTTTCTTGGCCGATGTGCTGAAGCCTATCGCCACTGGGATGGCATCCTATAACGGAAAGCTCTATGTTCCTCAGAGCCTGTACTCATGGCCATTCTTTTTCGATATTGGAGGTGAGATCTATGACTCGGAATTAAACTCTTGGTCAACTATGCCAGATGGTCTTGGCGATGGATGGCCAGCAAGGCAAGCAGGCACAAAATTAGGTGTTGTAGTCAATGATGAGCTTTATACATTggat ccttccagctccttggacagtggaCAGATAAAAAGGTATGATGCTGAAGAAGATGTCTGGAGAACTATAGTACCACACGTTCCAGTTCATGATTTCACTGATGCGGAGTCTCCTTATTTACTCGCTGGCCTTCATGGGAAGCTCCATGTTATTACAAAAGAGGCAAACAATAACCTTCAAGTTATGCAAGCTGTATTGGAGAATAACACGGGAAACGATACGCCTGAAGAAAACGTCTTATGGAACATAGTAGCCTCGAAGAACTTTGGGGCTGCAGAGCTTATTAGCTGTCAGGTTCTCAATGTTTAA